The following proteins are encoded in a genomic region of Aptenodytes patagonicus chromosome 13, bAptPat1.pri.cur, whole genome shotgun sequence:
- the ERI2 gene encoding ERI1 exoribonuclease 2, whose protein sequence is MATKRLARQLGLARSSARARSSAQAAAGQRFGYLIVVDFEATCWRDAGRRGPEIIEFPAVLLNTSTGEIESEFHTYVQPQEHPILSEFCTELTGITQNQVDEGVPLNICLSQFLKWIQKIQKEKKIIFSSDIPSHSTSEARPCTFVTWTDWDLGVCLQYECKRKQLRKPDILNSWIDLKATYRAFYNRKPKGLNGALQDLGMAFAGREHSGLDDSRNTARLAWRLICDGCVLKVTKSLDKAHLKNNLISRTPTINFTDKTPLGGNSRPETRSRDGTCETNSLAETNHNGIAGIKINSNVQTEEQQQTTCIDSSADVHVVTRTKLQAQAQSSLAASTDRFLVPLEQAQQSHSTVSTGMQQGLSNGQPLSTARYSLPVHGSGLVLVSTTISSVNISNEDISTSSDCLPLLTDWEDVALIPESQYEQNSDCVQFKEDSSTDILTVFEEKTISKQSAVISSDNQSLEKTVVPVEPLKSIVYKGPDTTVYDVGTVQRQTSNFSAFKLPSAKVNAISTQSALIGNCSTPSEVPKRKPSSPKTFPPAKKQSFAIYHEKTASFDHSLPLRSSNMPKVSPAVLNSTVNLNQSARAVKNGNPTPPLCNCGRRAKKLCVSNAGPNHGKAFFCCPVGKHEGSKKGCGYFKWEYVLLKEKSKGLTLNADALTSLGTYARNLGNSSNKKYICLRPSMRT, encoded by the exons ATGGCCACCAAGCGCCTGGCCAG gcagctggggctggcgCGGAGCAGCGCGCGGGCGCGGAGCAgcgcgcaggcggcggcggggcagcgcttCGGGTACCTGATCGTCGTCGACTTCGAGGCCACGTGCTGGCGGgacgcggggcggcgcggccccgagATCA TTGAATTTCCAGCAGTCCTGTTAAACACTTCAACAGGAGAGATCGAATCTGAATTCCACACATATGTCCAGCCCCAGGAGCATCCTATTCTCTCTGAATTTTGTACAGAACTAACTGGCATAACACAG AATCAAGTTGATGAAGGGGTCCCTCTAAACATTTGTTTATCACAGTTTTTGAAATGGATTCAAAAGatacaaaaggagaagaaaattatattcagTTCAGATATTCCAAGTCATTCTACTTCAGAGGCAAGACCTTGTACCTTTGTTACTTGGACAg actGGGACCTGGGTGTGTGTTTGCAGTATGAGTGTAAAAGGAAGCAGCTGCGAAAACCCGACATTTTAAATTCCTGGATTGATCTCAAAGCAACATACAGG GCCTTCTATAATAGGAAGCCTAAAGGGCTAAATGGTGCTTTGCAAGATTTGGGGATGGCTTTTGCAGGACGGGAACATTCTG GGTTGGATGATTCTCGGAATACTGCCCGTCTTGCTTGGAGGCTGATTTGTGATGGATGTGTGCTGAAGGTTACTAAATCTTTGGATAAG GCACATCTgaagaataatttaatttccaGAACACCGACTATAAACTTCACTGACAAGACTCCACTGGGAGGTAACAGCAGACCTGAAACTAGATCTAGAGATGGAACTTGTGAAACAAACTCTCTGGCTGAGACAAACCACAACGGTATTGCTGGAATTAAGATAAATTCTAATGTGCAAACTGAAGAACAACAACAGACCACTTGCATTGATTCCTCTGCAGATGTCCACGTTGTAACCAGGACCAAGTTACAGGCTCAAGCCCAAAGCTCTTTAGCAGCATCTACTGACAGATTTCTTGTTCCTCTTGAACAGGCACAGCAATCTCACAGTACTGTATCGACAGGCATGCAGCAAGGATTGAGCAATGGGCAACCTCTGAGTACAGCCAGATACAGCCTTCCAGTACATGGATCAGGACTAGTGCTCGTCTCCACTACCATCTCCTCTGTTAATATCTCCAATGAGGATATCAGTACTAGTTCTGATTGCTTACCTCTGTTGACTGACTGGGAAGATGTCGCTTTAATACCAGAATCTCAATATGAACAAAATTCAGACTGTGTTCAATTCAAAGAAGACTCAAGTACAGATATTTTAACAGTGTTTGAAGAGAAAACAATTTCGAAACAATCGGCTGTGATAAGTTCAGATAATCAAAGTTTGGAGAAAACCGTAGTACCTGTGGAACCTCTGAAATCTATTGTTTACAAAGGTCCTGATACTACTGTCTATGATGTAGGAACAGTACAAAGGCAGACTtcaaatttttcagcttttaagttACCATCTGCAAAGGTAAATGCTATTTCTACACAATCAGCATTAATTGGAAATTGTTCTACTCCTTCAGAGGTTCCTAAAAGAAAGCCATCTAGTCCAAAAACGTTCCCACCAGCAAAAAAACAGTCTTTTGCAATATATCATGAGAAAACTGCATCTTTTGATCATTCCTTACCTTTAAGAAGTTCAAATATGCCCAAAGTGTCTCCTGCTGTTCTGAACTCCACAGTCAATTTGAATCAGTCTGCAAGGGCTGTGAAAAATGGAAACCCAACTCCCCCTCTGTGTAACTGTGGTCGAAGAGCTAAAAAACTGTGTGTGTCAAATGCTGGTCCAAATCATGGcaaagcatttttttgttgtcctGTTGGCAAGCATGAAGGTAGTAAGAAAGGCTGTGGATACTTCAAGTGGGAATATGTGCTTCTAAAAGAGAAATCTAAGGGTCTCACCCTAAACGCAGATGCTTTGACCTCTCTTGGAACTTACGCCAGAAATTTAGGAAATTCTTccaacaaaaaatatatttgtcttagACCCTCTATGAGAACTtga